The following proteins come from a genomic window of Trueperaceae bacterium:
- a CDS encoding sugar ABC transporter permease — protein MRDENHIRRGHLVSLDAILLVTLIGSTLRATTPLLLAALGGMFSERSGVVNIALEGIMLFGALSAAITAQLIEAPFLVDNPNAFVPLAPVAGVLAAAAAGALVGWIHAVISIRYNADQIITATAINLMAIGIPRLILTGLYDNSSTSEPLRNRLPEWGFGDFTLSPLVYLAFLLVPITWYVIFRTPFGLRLRSVGEHPEAADSVGIDVRQIRYYAVILSGVLAGLAGAFLSIGNLNQFIREMAGGRGFIALAALIFGKWNPWGVLGATLLFGAFEAAATLLGGTQLLPPTIVQAIPFVLTMLVLAGFVGRAIAPKAIGKPFEK, from the coding sequence ATGCGGGACGAAAATCATATCAGGAGAGGTCATCTGGTGAGTCTTGACGCAATCCTACTAGTTACTTTAATAGGTTCTACCCTTAGAGCTACAACGCCCCTTCTCCTAGCTGCGCTCGGTGGGATGTTTAGCGAGCGGTCGGGTGTGGTGAACATTGCCCTTGAGGGCATTATGCTTTTTGGGGCTCTAAGCGCCGCAATAACTGCTCAGTTGATTGAGGCCCCGTTTTTGGTAGACAACCCTAATGCCTTCGTGCCTCTGGCTCCAGTAGCTGGCGTTTTAGCGGCTGCAGCAGCGGGGGCCTTAGTCGGGTGGATACATGCAGTTATATCAATCCGGTATAACGCTGACCAAATAATTACAGCCACTGCAATAAACCTTATGGCAATCGGAATACCTAGACTTATACTGACTGGGCTTTACGATAATTCCTCGACTAGTGAACCGCTTCGGAATCGGTTACCTGAGTGGGGTTTCGGTGATTTTACCTTAAGTCCCCTTGTTTATTTGGCTTTTTTGTTGGTACCAATAACCTGGTATGTAATCTTCCGTACCCCCTTTGGCCTAAGATTACGATCTGTGGGAGAGCATCCTGAAGCAGCAGATTCTGTTGGGATTGACGTACGCCAAATCAGATATTACGCTGTGATACTTTCGGGTGTTTTAGCAGGTCTAGCTGGTGCCTTCTTGTCTATAGGAAATCTTAATCAGTTTATTCGGGAGATGGCTGGAGGGAGAGGGTTTATTGCGCTGGCCGCACTAATTTTTGGCAAATGGAATCCGTGGGGTGTTCTTGGCGCAACGCTTCTTTTTGGGGCTTTTGAGGCGGCAGCTACGTTGTTGGGTGGTACGCAACTTCTTCCACCTACTATAGTCCAAGCTATCCCATTTGTGCTCACCATGCTTGTCTTAGCTGGTTTCGTCGGACGGGCCATAGCCCCTAAAGCTATCGGAAAGCCTTTCGAGAAGTAG
- the truB gene encoding tRNA pseudouridine(55) synthase TruB has product MSVFVLNKPLGLTSRKTVNLGSQALAVKKVGHAGTLDPLATGVLILLAGQATKLSPFLSLTTKRYLASVAFGASTLTLDAEGPILDRASAEHITTDAIKDSLGYFLSLEHQVPPQFSAIKQKGVPSYRSARKGQTINHAPRPAQYHTITLIGFYSGHSVLPKFFSPDQNGHWRPADHGFAFNTAKSLGNFPTAIFDLEVSAGTYARGFARDLGSILKIPSHLSGLLRTQAGHFTLTQAVSPLNLKSDQGLSLVNALPYPVVQLEEDETLRVLKGQRLPLQKNERHSLISPNGHLVAVAEPSNGRMRLLRVFSG; this is encoded by the coding sequence GCCAAGCTTTAGCCGTAAAAAAGGTAGGGCACGCTGGAACTCTGGATCCTCTTGCAACTGGCGTCCTAATCCTCCTTGCGGGACAAGCTACCAAGCTATCGCCTTTCCTCAGCCTTACTACGAAGCGTTATTTAGCTAGCGTAGCTTTCGGGGCTAGCACATTGACTCTCGACGCCGAGGGACCCATATTAGATAGGGCTAGCGCAGAACACATCACCACCGACGCCATAAAAGACTCACTGGGATACTTCCTTTCTCTAGAACACCAGGTGCCCCCACAATTTTCAGCGATAAAACAGAAAGGGGTACCCAGTTACCGGTCAGCCCGCAAAGGCCAAACAATCAATCATGCTCCCCGGCCAGCTCAATACCACACCATCACGTTGATTGGCTTCTATAGTGGTCACTCAGTTCTGCCTAAATTTTTCTCACCCGATCAAAATGGTCATTGGCGTCCGGCCGATCATGGATTTGCGTTTAATACAGCTAAATCGCTCGGGAATTTCCCGACAGCTATATTCGATTTAGAAGTCAGCGCTGGAACCTATGCAAGGGGCTTTGCTCGTGATCTCGGCTCTATTCTAAAAATACCTTCCCACCTAAGTGGCCTGCTCCGCACTCAGGCCGGACACTTCACGCTAACACAGGCTGTATCACCGCTAAATCTAAAATCAGACCAGGGCTTAAGTTTAGTTAATGCTCTTCCATATCCAGTGGTCCAGTTAGAAGAAGATGAAACGTTACGCGTACTAAAGGGACAACGACTGCCTCTGCAAAAGAATGAGCGTCACAGCTTAATTAGCCCAAATGGACATTTGGTTGCTGTGGCAGAACCTTCAAACGGACGCATGCGGTTGCTAAGGGTTTTCTCGGGTTAG
- the ruvA gene encoding Holliday junction branch migration protein RuvA, whose protein sequence is MIKFVEGTVSELSDESVVVEVGPIGLEVYVPKTILIGLRLGSLVRLYTHLVVRDDGWTLYGFPDNVLLNMFKQLISVSGVGPKLGLAMLSTLEANVIGTAILQKDSELLSSAPGIGKRTAERIVLELEHKVAEFPLKSKDQKPSGTVRSQASVDAIEALVALGYREANVKAVVAELAITKPQESAEGLIRKSLGKLR, encoded by the coding sequence TTGATAAAATTTGTTGAAGGTACCGTTTCGGAGCTGTCAGATGAGAGCGTTGTTGTTGAGGTTGGGCCTATAGGCTTAGAGGTATATGTGCCGAAAACGATCCTTATCGGTCTTCGGTTGGGTAGTTTGGTCCGTCTCTATACACATTTGGTAGTCCGTGATGATGGTTGGACGCTCTATGGGTTTCCTGATAATGTTTTGCTCAATATGTTTAAACAATTAATTAGCGTGTCTGGAGTTGGCCCTAAACTGGGGCTTGCTATGCTGTCTACCCTCGAGGCAAATGTAATCGGGACTGCTATCCTTCAGAAAGACTCTGAGCTCCTCTCCAGCGCCCCTGGTATTGGGAAAAGAACGGCTGAGCGTATTGTGTTGGAATTAGAGCATAAGGTTGCTGAATTCCCACTCAAAAGTAAGGATCAAAAACCGAGCGGAACCGTACGCAGTCAGGCCAGCGTGGATGCTATCGAAGCTCTAGTTGCTTTGGGATATAGAGAGGCTAACGTTAAGGCGGTTGTCGCTGAGTTGGCAATCACTAAGCCACAAGAATCAGCCGAAGGTCTTATTAGAAAAAGCTTGGGCAAACTCCGCTAG